Proteins from a single region of Felis catus isolate Fca126 chromosome B4, F.catus_Fca126_mat1.0, whole genome shotgun sequence:
- the LOC101095347 gene encoding histone H4, with translation MSGRGKGGKGLGKGGAKRHRKVLRDNIQGITKPAIRRLARRGGVKRISGLIYEETRGVLKVFLENVIRDAVTYTEHAKRKTVTAMDVVYALKRQGRTLYGFGG, from the coding sequence ATGTCTGGTCGCGGGAAAGGGGGCAAAGGGCTGGGAAAAGGAGGCGCCAAGCGCCACCGGAAGGTCTTACGGGACAACATCCAGGGTATTACGAAGCCCGCCATCCGCCGGCTGGCCCGCCGAGGGGGTGTCAAGCGCATTTCGGGACTCATCTATGAGGAGACCCGGGGAGTGCTTAAAGTATTTCTGGAGAACGTGATCCGCGATGCAGTGACTTACACGGAGCACGCCAAGCGCAAGACCGTCACGGCAATGGACGTGGTGTACGCGTTGAAACGCCAGGGCCGCACGTTGTATGGCTTCGGTGGCTGA
- the H2AJ gene encoding histone H2A.J, with amino-acid sequence MSGRGKQGGKVRAKAKSRSSRAGLQFPVGRVHRLLRKGNYAERVGAGAPVYLAAVLEYLTAEILELAGNAARDNKKTRIIPRHLQLAIRNDEELNKLLGKVTIAQGGVLPNIQAVLLPKKTESQKAKSK; translated from the coding sequence ATGTCTGGTCGTGGAAAGCAGGGCGGCAAAGTGCGGGCAAAGGCTAAATCTCGGTCCTCCCGCGCGGGCCTCCAGTTCCCGGTCGGTCGAGTACACAGACTGCTGCGCAAAGGTAACTACGCGGAGCGAGTAGGCGCTGGGGCGCCCGTGTACCTGGCGGCGGTGTTGGAGTACTTGACAGCGGAGATCCTGGAGTTGGCTGGCAATGCCGCTCGTGACAACAAGAAGACCAGAATAATCCCTCGCCACCTGCAACTCGCCATCCGCAACGACGAGGAGCTAAACAAGCTGTTGGGGAAAGTCACCATTGCTCAGGGCGGCGTCCTGCCCAACATCCAGGCCGTGCTGCTGCCCAAGAAGACGGAGAGTCAAAAGGCGAAGAGCAAGTGA